Proteins co-encoded in one Pyxidicoccus xibeiensis genomic window:
- a CDS encoding RNA ligase family protein: MADDFFKFPHTPHLTWLSSAPVRHDKVLSPPEAREFLRGEVLIEEKVDGANLGLSVGPGGELRAQNRGSYLGTRASPQFQPLWPWLEARRSQLVGALGQHLMLFGEWCFAVHSVRYDALPDWFLAFDLYDKQTGRFWSSARRDALVETLGLARVPVVARGHFTVDEVVRQLGPSLLTQGSMEGVYLRRDEGDWLQCRAKLVRPEFVQAIEEHWSSRPLERNTLAPGPA, encoded by the coding sequence ATGGCGGACGACTTCTTCAAGTTCCCCCATACTCCACACCTCACCTGGCTCTCCTCGGCGCCCGTGCGCCACGACAAGGTGCTCTCGCCGCCCGAAGCCCGTGAGTTCCTGCGCGGCGAGGTGCTCATCGAGGAGAAGGTGGATGGCGCCAACCTGGGCCTCTCCGTGGGGCCGGGTGGCGAGCTGCGCGCACAGAACCGTGGCTCGTACCTGGGCACCCGTGCGTCGCCCCAGTTCCAGCCCCTCTGGCCCTGGCTGGAGGCCCGGCGCTCGCAGCTCGTCGGCGCACTGGGACAGCACCTGATGCTCTTCGGTGAGTGGTGCTTCGCCGTCCACAGCGTCCGTTACGACGCGCTGCCGGACTGGTTCCTGGCCTTCGACCTGTACGACAAGCAGACAGGTCGCTTCTGGTCCTCGGCTCGGCGGGACGCTCTGGTGGAGACACTCGGGCTCGCGCGAGTGCCCGTGGTGGCCCGGGGGCACTTCACGGTGGACGAGGTGGTGCGGCAGCTCGGACCTTCACTCCTCACCCAGGGCTCCATGGAGGGCGTCTACCTGCGGCGTGATGAAGGTGACTGGCTCCAGTGCCGCGCGAAGCTCGTCCGGCCTGAGTTCGTCCAGGCCATCGAGGAGCACTGGTCCTCCCGGCCGCTGGAGCGCAACACCCTGGCTCCAGGCCCGGCCTGA